From the Candidatus Brocadiia bacterium genome, one window contains:
- the rpsU gene encoding 30S ribosomal protein S21 — MSPVTIRVEGSIDKALRQFKRKCIDAGIYNELKRVAYYEKPSETRRKAEIKKGKVVRSLQMKKPPRGAKIPLRPNSRPGFGPRPPR, encoded by the coding sequence ATGTCTCCGGTAACTATCAGAGTTGAAGGTTCGATTGACAAAGCCCTGCGCCAGTTCAAAAGGAAATGTATTGACGCCGGTATCTATAACGAGCTCAAACGAGTCGCCTACTACGAAAAACCCAGCGAAACCAGGCGTAAAGCCGAGATAAAAAAAGGGAAAGTCGTCAGAAGCCTGCAGATGAAAAAACCGCCTCGCGGAGCCAAAATCCCGCTTCGTCCCAATTCTAGGCCGGGCTTTGGACCCAGGCCACCCAGGTAA
- a CDS encoding zinc-ribbon domain containing protein has protein sequence MADKQLKCMECGGDFAFTEEEQKFHQEKGYTNEPKRCPKCRQNRRTKFGPGSSGFRERVEAVCADCGQKTTVPFKPVLNKPVYCDSCFAKVKGQRNG, from the coding sequence ATGGCAGACAAGCAACTGAAGTGTATGGAATGTGGCGGGGACTTCGCGTTCACGGAAGAAGAACAGAAGTTTCACCAGGAGAAGGGGTATACCAACGAGCCTAAACGTTGCCCCAAGTGCCGCCAGAACCGCCGGACCAAATTTGGACCGGGCAGTTCCGGATTCAGGGAAAGAGTTGAAGCCGTTTGCGCAGACTGCGGACAGAAAACAACCGTCCCGTTCAAGCCGGTTTTAAATAAACCAGTATATTGCGATTCTTGCTTCGCAAAAGTTAAAGGACAAAGAAACGGTTAA
- a CDS encoding efflux RND transporter permease subunit — MLLSEFGVKRPVTNLMIFLGIIVLGGMSILFLPIDLMPKMEWPAITVMTSYRGAAAEDVETSITKPIENDLSILTNLTEVNSYSREGVSNVVCRFNWGANLDEAANEIRDRLDFTKMRLPSDADKPIMVKFSTNAMPILAYGFTARKNWSRLHEILDQELATPLKQIAGVGAVQLIGGMIRQINIEIDKNKLLAYGTSINEVESAIRLHNYSLPAGSIKVGPNEFALKTPGEYKSVAEISGTIIKTTGDNIPVRLRDIAAVNDSFQEPSGMVYVNGDPGIMVMVQKQSGSNTDTVCKAIVDKLELIKKRMPTDVNYYEMFNTADMINLTMKNLSQTVFIGGILVILITLIFLGEIRSSLIISLTIPFSLISAFIFIYIWGKTINMMSLASIAIAIGMVVDNAIVIMENIFTHRAKGKDATQSAIVGASEVGLAVSASSLTTIVVFVPLIFLSGITGIIFKELGVMVIVTIAASLLTALTFTPMLASKILSSKSSFEKKGWFIYVEHFYAGILEWVLHHKAITVTIAGLVLIGSVALYPLLGIEFIPEEDSGDLQATMELAAGKKMEESTRVGMEAQKIFKEVCGKDIVAIYIRAGSVGMGGAAMGMKEGLNIVMIGAKLVNVKQRKRSDKDIAREIREKIKNIPGLVKTDLKTGNPIGSLMISAGKSLSVEIYGNDMKETDKIALAIKNIMDTTEGAVDTTISRDIAKPEWKIMVDDEKASSLGLTKNYIANTLRTYFYGKVVSKYREDGNEYDIFIRLRPEDRKYLENVSDAFIGLPSIGGQPGQNIQVSNIAKIKEEFGPIEIERKNQTRIVRVEANLDKRTLGDVAKDIETKISKLPIKEGVNIKIGGLVTEQKKSFRDLGLLLLLSIFLVYAVMASQFESLQDPFIILFSVPFGFSGVFLSLFIRGYPISMISLLGAVLLVGVVVNNAIVLVDYTNLLRRPLSEGGYGMGLFDAVFESGKRRLRPIMMTTLTTVFGLLPMAMQTGEGSESWRPLGTTILGGLLFSTLVTLFLVPVLYMAFNKDKKPQPGVEA, encoded by the coding sequence ATGCTATTATCAGAATTTGGCGTAAAGCGACCCGTTACTAACTTAATGATATTCCTGGGGATTATCGTCTTGGGCGGCATGTCCATACTGTTCCTACCCATAGACCTGATGCCAAAAATGGAATGGCCGGCCATTACGGTTATGACCTCTTATCGCGGCGCGGCGGCCGAAGACGTGGAAACATCCATCACCAAGCCCATAGAAAACGACCTCTCGATTCTTACCAACTTAACCGAGGTCAACTCTTATTCCCGCGAAGGCGTTTCCAACGTCGTCTGCCGTTTCAACTGGGGCGCCAACCTCGATGAAGCCGCCAATGAAATCAGGGATCGCCTGGATTTCACCAAGATGCGCCTACCTTCGGACGCCGACAAACCCATTATGGTTAAATTCAGCACCAATGCCATGCCCATCCTTGCTTACGGATTCACGGCCCGGAAAAACTGGTCCAGGTTACACGAAATTCTGGACCAGGAACTAGCCACACCCCTGAAGCAGATTGCAGGCGTCGGCGCAGTTCAACTTATCGGCGGGATGATACGACAGATTAATATAGAAATAGACAAAAATAAGCTACTGGCTTACGGCACATCCATCAACGAGGTGGAATCGGCCATCCGTCTTCATAATTACTCCTTGCCGGCTGGCAGTATCAAGGTAGGACCTAATGAGTTTGCGCTTAAAACCCCCGGAGAATACAAATCCGTCGCGGAAATCAGCGGAACTATTATTAAAACAACCGGCGATAACATCCCGGTGCGCCTGCGTGATATCGCCGCGGTCAATGATTCTTTCCAAGAACCCAGCGGTATGGTCTATGTCAACGGCGATCCGGGAATTATGGTAATGGTACAGAAACAATCTGGCTCAAATACCGATACGGTCTGTAAGGCGATTGTCGATAAATTAGAACTAATAAAAAAGCGGATGCCGACCGACGTTAATTACTACGAAATGTTCAATACCGCCGACATGATTAACCTAACCATGAAAAATCTTTCCCAAACCGTGTTTATCGGCGGCATCCTGGTTATCTTAATCACCCTTATTTTCCTGGGCGAAATCCGCTCCAGCTTGATTATATCACTGACCATTCCGTTCTCGCTGATTTCAGCGTTCATCTTCATATACATCTGGGGCAAAACCATCAACATGATGTCTCTGGCCAGCATCGCCATTGCCATCGGCATGGTCGTAGATAACGCTATTGTCATTATGGAAAATATCTTCACCCACCGGGCTAAAGGCAAAGATGCCACCCAGTCCGCCATCGTCGGAGCCTCGGAAGTTGGCCTGGCCGTCAGCGCCTCTTCGCTTACTACCATTGTCGTCTTCGTCCCACTCATTTTTCTGTCCGGAATCACCGGCATTATCTTCAAAGAGCTGGGCGTTATGGTTATCGTTACCATTGCCGCCTCATTATTAACCGCCTTGACATTCACCCCCATGCTGGCTTCTAAAATACTCAGTTCCAAATCATCATTTGAGAAAAAGGGCTGGTTTATTTATGTTGAACACTTCTACGCCGGAATACTAGAATGGGTCCTCCACCATAAGGCCATCACCGTAACCATCGCCGGACTGGTATTAATCGGTTCTGTTGCGCTCTACCCGTTATTGGGCATAGAGTTTATCCCCGAAGAGGACAGCGGCGACCTGCAAGCCACCATGGAACTGGCTGCCGGCAAGAAGATGGAGGAGTCAACTCGGGTCGGAATGGAAGCACAGAAAATATTCAAGGAAGTGTGTGGTAAAGACATAGTCGCCATTTACATCCGGGCCGGTTCAGTCGGGATGGGCGGCGCAGCTATGGGCATGAAAGAAGGCCTTAACATCGTTATGATCGGCGCCAAACTGGTCAATGTCAAACAGCGTAAACGCTCCGATAAAGACATCGCCAGGGAAATCAGAGAAAAAATCAAAAATATACCGGGGCTGGTCAAAACGGACTTAAAAACCGGTAACCCCATAGGCTCTTTAATGATCAGCGCCGGGAAATCGCTGTCGGTAGAAATCTACGGCAACGATATGAAGGAAACCGACAAAATCGCCCTGGCCATCAAAAACATAATGGATACCACCGAAGGCGCCGTTGACACCACCATCAGCCGCGATATCGCCAAGCCGGAATGGAAAATTATGGTCGACGACGAAAAGGCTTCCAGCCTAGGCTTAACCAAAAATTATATTGCCAACACCTTAAGAACCTATTTCTACGGTAAGGTGGTTTCCAAGTACCGCGAGGACGGAAACGAGTATGATATTTTTATCCGTCTCCGCCCCGAAGACCGCAAATACTTAGAAAACGTGAGTGACGCTTTTATCGGTCTGCCCTCGATAGGCGGACAGCCCGGACAAAATATACAGGTTTCAAATATCGCCAAAATCAAGGAAGAATTCGGACCCATTGAAATAGAGCGAAAAAACCAAACCAGGATTGTCAGGGTTGAGGCCAATCTTGACAAACGGACACTGGGCGATGTGGCCAAAGATATCGAAACTAAAATATCCAAACTACCGATAAAAGAAGGCGTCAACATAAAAATCGGTGGCCTGGTTACCGAACAAAAAAAATCATTCCGGGACTTGGGGCTGTTATTGCTTTTAAGTATTTTTCTGGTCTATGCCGTCATGGCCAGCCAGTTTGAATCGCTCCAAGACCCGTTTATTATTCTTTTCTCGGTGCCCTTCGGATTCAGCGGTGTATTCTTGTCGTTATTCATAAGGGGTTACCCCATCAGCATGATTTCTCTACTCGGCGCAGTCTTGCTGGTAGGCGTGGTGGTCAATAACGCCATAGTTCTGGTTGATTATACTAATTTACTGAGACGACCGCTGTCAGAAGGTGGTTACGGCATGGGCCTCTTTGATGCGGTCTTCGAATCGGGCAAACGCCGACTTCGGCCGATTATGATGACCACCCTGACCACCGTATTCGGGCTCCTGCCCATGGCCATGCAAACCGGCGAAGGCTCCGAAAGCTGGCGCCCACTGGGCACAACTATTTTGGGCGGCCTGTTATTTTCAACTCTGGTAACCCTGTTCCTGGTGCCAGTGCTTTATATGGCGTTCAATAAGGACAAAAAACCCCAGCCCGGAGTCGAAGCTTAG